The sequence GCAGGTAGCGCATAAAGCATCCCCAAGTGGCCTGAGCCGTTGCGACCAAATAGCTTGGTCATGACGATGGTGGACCGGCAAAAGGGGCCGTAACAAAACAACCGGAACAGCGCGGGTTGTCTTCCAGCGGCTTCTCAAGCCAGACTCCAGTATCGCCTGGACGGGTGCTTTTTCCGATTCCAAAACCTGGGCGGAGATCACAATCCGCCTGTAAACCGCCTGTTTTCCTACTTGAGAACCCCGGTCTGGGCGGTCATGAGTTGCAGGCAGCCCGCGAGACCCAGGTCCAGCAGGGCCGTGGCTTCCTGCTTGGTGAAGCTGCGGCTCTCGCCGGTGCTCTGGAACTCCACCAGCTCCAAGTCGAGGCCCGCCATGGGCCGCGCCGCCACCAGGTTGCAATCCACGGCCGCGAGATGGTCCTCCTCGTACTCCAGATCCAGCGCCTGGCCCCGGCGGCCTTCGCCGCTTTCCACGATGCCCACGCTCACCGCCGACACCTGCCGCACCAAGGCCGCGTTGACCCGGCCTTCCCCAACGCGACAGCCAGGGCTACCCAGGCGCCTGTGATGGCCGCGCAGCGGGTGCCGCCATCGGCGTTGAGCACGTCGCAATCCAGCGTGATCTGGCGCTCGCCCAGGGCCTTCAGATCCACCGCCTGCCGCAGCGAGCGGCCGATGAGGCGCTGGATCTCCACGGTGCGGCCCTGCTGCTTGCCCCGGGCCGCCTCGCGGTCCGTGCGCGTGTGGGTCGAACGCGGCAGCATCCCGTACTCCGCCGTGATCCACCCGGCGCCCTTGCCCTTCATCCAGCCAGGGACTTTTTCTTCCAGGCTGGCGGAGCAGAGCACATGGGTATTTCCGAGTTTTACCAGGCAGGAACCATCCGCATGGACCTGGGTGCCCAGTTCAAAGGAGAGCGGGCGGAGTTGATCGGGGAGTCGCATGAATACCCTTAAGAGATTTTCCAGAATGACTATGTTTCGATCTTCTCCACCCGTTTTTGATGCCTTCCCCCTTCAAAAGAAGTTTCCAAAAAGGTTTTAAGGTAATATTCTGCCTTCAGCGGATCCGTTAGCCGCTGGCCAAAAGCGATGGCGTTCGCGTCATTGTGCTGCCTGGCCAGCGCGGCGTGCTCGGGGGAAGTCACCAGCGCGCAGCGGACACCCACGTGGCGATTGGCCGCGATGCTGATGCCGATCCCGGAACCGCAGACCAACACGAGGCGTTCCCACTCATGACGTTTTTCCGCAGCGCGATGCGCGAAGTCCGGGTAGTCCACGGACGCGAGGCCATCCGTCCCGTAGTCCAGGGCTTCATGGCCGTTGGCCAGCGCCCAGGCCTTGAGCCGTTCCTTGAGTTCAAACCCCGCGTGGTCCGATGCGAATCCGATTTTCATGAAGGTCTCCAGCCAGCACCACCAGCCTACCGCCTACCGCGCCCGGTCCCCAGCCCACGGCCCGGCCGCCAGGGGCCCGCATGAGCCCGATCCTCCAGTACCGTCCGGCGGACCGCGGCTTCCTCATCTGCCTGCCCCGGGAAGCGGACCAGGCCGATTGGCTGAGGACGCTCCGGTCCCTGCCGGGCAACCTGCAGGGGAAGGAAAGGCTCACGCCCGCCAAGGCCCAGCTCTTCCTGCCGGATTCCTCCATCATGGAATTGCACACGGTGCCCCTCCGCTGGCAGCGGGCCTATCCCTGGCTCTCCTCGCTGCCGCCGGATCCGGAGCTGCTGGGCGGAAGCCTGGCCTTCTGGGTGAGCGCCCTGAGGCTGCTGCAATCGTTGATCATCCGCGGCGCCATCCTGCCGACCCTCGACACTGATTCGCAGCCCTGGCGCGCCCACTGGGGCACCAGCTTCACAAGTCCTTCGGACCGCGAGGCCTTCGACGCCTTAACGCGCGCCATGCCTGCGTCGGCCCTGGCCTTTCCGGAAGGCGATGAATGGGTGTTCACCAAGGGCCTGCAATTGGGTTGCCTGGATTCCTTCGAAGTGGACGACGACCTGGCCATGCCGCCCAGCGCCGAGGATGTCCTGCGGGCCTTCCTGGAAGACGGCGCGGATTTCCTGGTGCGCTTCGTGGCAGGCACCCTGCGGCCCGGCGAGGATCCCCGGCTCGGCCTGATCCACCGCCTGCGCGGCCACAAGCGGGACCGCCTGCCCTGGGACGAGCGGCTCATGGTGGCGCTGTCTCATCCCATGAATGAATTTCCCACCACCGGCGTCACGGAGCGCACCATCGGCGAGCAGTTGGCGCAATGGGGCGAGAGCGCGCAGACCCAGTGGATCCGGCCCAGCCTGCAGCTTGAGGCGCCGCCGGTGCCCAAGCAGGAGGCCATCCAGGAGGCGGACCGCCTGTCCGAAGAAGGCTGGACCCTCAAGGTCGGCCTGGAAACATCCGATGGCCACGCCCTCAGCGTCGACCGGCTTTGGGACGCGGCCCTTTCGGCGGAACCGGACGTGTTGCAGGCCCGCCAGGTGCTGTTGCGCGGATTGGCGCGGGCCATGCCGTTCTTCCCGCCGCTGCAGGGCACCCTGGCCGGGCAGCGTCCGGTGGATCTCAAACTTCTGCCCACCGAAGCCTGGCTCTTCCTGACCAAGGGCGCCAAGCAGCTCAAGGAAGCGGGATTCCTGGTGGAAATTCCGGAAGAGCTGGCGGAGTTCGGCGGCGCGCGGCGCCTGCGCGCCAAGGTCCGCCTGGGTGCCCGGGACATGGCCGCCACCGGGCCCGGCGAACATATGGATCCCTATGCTCCGCCTGGACTCGACACGGCCGTGAGCGCCGACTGGTCCCTGATGCTGGGCAGCGACGCCCTCAGCATCGAGGACTTCGCCCAGATGGCGAGCCTCAAGCATCCGCTGGTGGCCTGGAAGGGCAAGTGGGTGGCCCTGGATCCGGAGACCCTGCAGCAGATCACCACCGTCATCCAAGCCAGCCGGGGCACCGG comes from Holophagaceae bacterium and encodes:
- a CDS encoding RpiB/LacA/LacB family sugar-phosphate isomerase, translating into MKIGFASDHAGFELKERLKAWALANGHEALDYGTDGLASVDYPDFAHRAAEKRHEWERLVLVCGSGIGISIAANRHVGVRCALVTSPEHAALARQHNDANAIAFGQRLTDPLKAEYYLKTFLETSFEGGRHQKRVEKIET